The following is a genomic window from Moorella sp. Hama-1.
AAGTTTATATTCATTACGGCTTCAGGCACTAGCTTCTAAGTATATCCTTAAGTGGAAACTAATGGAAAGTAGATAACACGGCAGAGTTCGGTTCTAACTATACCAGGTAACAGGTGCCGCAAGCAGCGCCAGAGTTTGGTTCCACCTATGCCGGATTAAGGTAATGAATGCGGAAAGAGGTTCATCATTGCGATGGGGGCTGATTTGCTATGCTTTACCTTTATCTAGCCCTGGGGGGATTCAGTGGCGCCGTCGGCCGTTATTTTCTCTCTGGCTGGCTCAACCGTCTCTGGCCTGGAACCTTTCCCCTGGCCACCTGGATCATCAACCTGGGGGGTTGCCTGGCCATGGGATTTATCCTGACTTATACCCTGGAACGGCTGGTGATGGGGCCGGAGCTGCGCCTGGGGTTGACCACCGGTATGATTGGCGCCTTTACTACTTTTTCCACCTTTAGCGTGGAAACTATCCACCTGCTGCAGGCCGGGGAGACTCTTCTCGCCCTCCTTTACCTGTTTACTTCCCTGGCCGGGGGGTTGACAACTATGCAAATAGGTATTTTTTTAGCGCGGGTGCCATTATCTTCCGGGGCATGGAGTAGTATAATAAAAAGGAAGGATGAAAGGTAATGACCTGGCTCTATGTCGGTTGCGGCGGGATGGCCGGGACCCTGGCCCGTTTTCTTATCAGCCGCTGGCTGGGAAAACGCATCGGGGCTACCTGGCCCCTGGGCACCCTGGTGGTAAACTTGAGCGGGGCCTTCCTGCTGAGGCTGCTCCTGGCCCGACCGGCCGGCAGGTTGCCGGCCGGCGTCACCCTGGCCCTGGGGACGGGGTTTATAGGGGCCTATACCACCTTTTCCACCTTCACTTATGAAACTATTACCATGATTAGCGCTGGTGAAGGCCACCGAGCCCTGGCCTACAGCCTGGGTAGCGTTGCGGCGGGTTTGTTCCTGGCCTGGCTG
Proteins encoded in this region:
- the crcB gene encoding fluoride efflux transporter CrcB; translation: MLYLYLALGGFSGAVGRYFLSGWLNRLWPGTFPLATWIINLGGCLAMGFILTYTLERLVMGPELRLGLTTGMIGAFTTFSTFSVETIHLLQAGETLLALLYLFTSLAGGLTTMQIGIFLARVPLSSGAWSSIIKRKDER
- the crcB gene encoding fluoride efflux transporter CrcB; amino-acid sequence: MTWLYVGCGGMAGTLARFLISRWLGKRIGATWPLGTLVVNLSGAFLLRLLLARPAGRLPAGVTLALGTGFIGAYTTFSTFTYETITMISAGEGHRALAYSLGSVAAGLFLAWLGWLVAGRLW